A window of Fusobacterium perfoetens genomic DNA:
CTCATCTCTTATGGCTGTTAAGTTTGTATGAGAATTATACTCTATCAAAAGTTTTAGATATTCCATAAGTTTATCTATTTTATCTTCTGAAATATCCAAACCTATCTCATTTATACCTTTTTTTAAATAATCTTTCATTAATTTTTTCCCCTCATTTTTAGATAAATTAATAAAACTTGAATATCAGCTGGAGAAACTCCAGATATTCTTGATGCTTGACCTATATTAAGAGGTCTTACAGATTTTAATTTTTCCTTAGCCTCTCTAGGTATATTTTCTAATGAATCATAATCTATATTTTCAGGTATTTTTTTATCTTCAAGACTTTTATGTTTTTCTATTGATTTCATAGATCTTTCGATATATCCTGAGTATTTTACTTGAATTTCTATTTGATATTCAATATCTTCTATATAGTCTTCCAAAGAAAACTCATCAATAAGTTCTGATACATATTTTATATCTTTGTAAGTTACCTCTGGTCTTCTCAAAAATTCAAATAATGATATTCCATTACTTACTGGAGTTTCATTATATTTTTCAAGAACCTCATTAACTCTTGGGTTAGAACTTCCAACATATTGTTTTTTAAGTTTTTCTATAACTTCCCCTACAACTTTTTCTTTGTATAGAACTTTTTCATATTCCTCTTTAGATACAAGTCCTACTTCATAACCTATTTTTGAAAGTCTTAAGTCAGCATTATCTTCTCTTAGGATAAGTCTATACTCACTTCTTGCTGTAAACATTCTGTAAGGTTCGTTAGTTCCTTTTGAAACTATATCATCTATTAAAGTTCCAATATATGAGTCAGCTCTATCTAATACAATCGGATCTTTTCCTTGAATTTTTCTAGCTGCGTTTATTCCAGCCATTATCCCTTGAGCTGCTGCCTCTTCATATCCTGAAGTTCCATTAATTTGTCCAGCAGTATAAAGATTTTTTATATTTTTATTTTCAAGAGAATAAGTTAACTCCTCAGTTTGAACATAATCATACTCGATAGCATAAGCATATCTCATAATTTTGGCATTTTCTAATCCCTCAATAGAGTGTAATATCTCATATTGAACATCCGCAGGTAAAGAGTTAGATAAACCTGCTACATAGATTTCATTTGTATCATACCCCTCTTTTTCTAAGAATATATGATGTTGTTTCTTATCTGGGTATTTAAAGATTTTATCTTCTATAGACGGGCAATAACGAGGACCTGTTCCCACTATTGTTCCATTGTATAGAGGTGATTTATCTTTATTATTTTTTATTATTTCGTGAACTTTTTCATTTGTATGAAGAAGATGACAAGGGATTTGTTTTCTCTTTGCTAATTCTTCATAAGATGATGAGTTTGAAAATCTAAGTGGAGCTGTATCTCCTGGTTGCTCTTCCATATGAGAGAAATCTATTGTTCTTTCATCTATTCTTGCAGGAGTTCCTGTCTTAAATCTTCCAAGTTTTATTCCAAGTTTTTCTAAACATACTGGCAAATCTTCTGAAGAAAGTTCTCCAAGTCTTCCTCCCTCAAAATGACTTTGTCCAATATGGATAAGTCCTCTCATAAAAGTTCCTGTGGCTATAATTATAGCTTTTGCTCTATATTCTACACCCTCTCTTGTTTTTACTCCGATTGCTTTTCCATCTTCAACTATAATATCAACTACCATACCTTGAATAACATCTAAGTTTTCAGTGTTTTCCAAAGTTTTTTTC
This region includes:
- the mnmG gene encoding tRNA uridine-5-carboxymethylaminomethyl(34) synthesis enzyme MnmG, producing MLEFDVIVVGAGHAGCEAALATARMGLKTAIFTISLDKIGYMSCNPSLGGPAKSHLVREIDALGGEIAKNIDKTFIQIRVLNTKKGPAVRSLRAQADKAQYSLQMKKTLENTENLDVIQGMVVDIIVEDGKAIGVKTREGVEYRAKAIIIATGTFMRGLIHIGQSHFEGGRLGELSSEDLPVCLEKLGIKLGRFKTGTPARIDERTIDFSHMEEQPGDTAPLRFSNSSSYEELAKRKQIPCHLLHTNEKVHEIIKNNKDKSPLYNGTIVGTGPRYCPSIEDKIFKYPDKKQHHIFLEKEGYDTNEIYVAGLSNSLPADVQYEILHSIEGLENAKIMRYAYAIEYDYVQTEELTYSLENKNIKNLYTAGQINGTSGYEEAAAQGIMAGINAARKIQGKDPIVLDRADSYIGTLIDDIVSKGTNEPYRMFTARSEYRLILREDNADLRLSKIGYEVGLVSKEEYEKVLYKEKVVGEVIEKLKKQYVGSSNPRVNEVLEKYNETPVSNGISLFEFLRRPEVTYKDIKYVSELIDEFSLEDYIEDIEYQIEIQVKYSGYIERSMKSIEKHKSLEDKKIPENIDYDSLENIPREAKEKLKSVRPLNIGQASRISGVSPADIQVLLIYLKMRGKN